From one Melioribacteraceae bacterium genomic stretch:
- a CDS encoding thioredoxin family protein, translating into MKITLTLLIMFLFLNTGCKAQSEKVVDEILKESKAKVTFVELGSVNCIPCKQMQPVMKAIEEKYGDQVKVVFHDVWKPEEKHYAQKYGIKLIPTQVFLDENGKEFHRHEGFYPEAEIDKVLQGKGLVEKGASEKGRGASKE; encoded by the coding sequence ATGAAGATTACCTTAACGTTATTAATTATGTTTTTGTTTTTGAATACCGGATGTAAAGCGCAGAGCGAAAAAGTTGTTGATGAAATTTTAAAGGAGAGCAAAGCAAAAGTAACTTTTGTTGAACTAGGTTCTGTAAATTGCATTCCTTGTAAACAAATGCAACCAGTTATGAAAGCGATCGAAGAAAAATACGGCGACCAAGTTAAGGTTGTTTTTCACGATGTATGGAAACCTGAAGAAAAACATTATGCACAGAAGTATGGGATCAAACTTATACCCACACAAGTATTCTTAGATGAGAACGGCAAAGAGTTTCATAGGCACGAAGGGTTTTATCCCGAAGCGGAAATTGATAAAGTGTTGCAGGGAAAAGGATTGGTAGAGAAAGGGGCGAGTGAAAAGGGACGAGGGGCGAGTAAAGAGTGA
- a CDS encoding thioredoxin family protein has protein sequence MNWLTSLEEAKEESLKTRKPILLQFEMDSCGGCKKLYEETYPNEKVQEEMNEWFVLLKLDLKKDREIRRELSGYWTPSFYFLDHNGKSYYNFNGFLPPNEFRLMLRIGFSESMIPKGKYDEVIEVAGKEIDSFKDSALMPKVLVQKGIAEYIRTKDNPAFRKIFKEIQNKYPNSVEAKMYFWDE, from the coding sequence ATGAATTGGTTAACAAGCTTAGAAGAGGCAAAAGAAGAATCACTAAAAACTCGTAAACCTATTCTGCTTCAATTTGAAATGGATAGTTGCGGTGGATGTAAAAAACTTTACGAAGAAACATATCCGAATGAGAAAGTGCAAGAAGAAATGAACGAATGGTTTGTGCTTCTAAAACTTGACCTGAAAAAAGATCGTGAAATAAGAAGAGAACTTTCCGGTTATTGGACTCCCTCATTTTACTTTTTAGATCACAACGGAAAATCGTATTATAATTTTAACGGTTTTCTACCGCCGAACGAATTCAGATTGATGTTGCGAATCGGTTTCTCGGAATCGATGATTCCCAAAGGAAAATATGATGAAGTTATTGAAGTTGCCGGTAAAGAAATTGATTCTTTTAAAGATTCAGCTTTAATGCCGAAAGTATTGGTTCAGAAAGGTATTGCTGAATACATAAGAACAAAGGATAACCCGGCATTTCGAAAAATCTTTAAAGAAATTCAAAATAAATATCCCAACTCGGTCGAAGCTAAAATGTATTTCTGGGATGAATAA
- a CDS encoding thioredoxin family protein, giving the protein MISIKILGTGCKKCQTLEAKVRELVTQNGIDANVKKVTDLNEMISYGIMMTPGLVVNEKVVSAGIIPKDEQIIKWINGE; this is encoded by the coding sequence ATGATATCGATAAAAATCCTTGGCACCGGATGCAAAAAATGTCAAACACTCGAAGCAAAAGTGAGAGAACTTGTCACACAAAACGGAATTGATGCAAATGTTAAAAAAGTAACCGACTTAAATGAGATGATTAGTTATGGGATAATGATGACACCCGGATTGGTTGTTAATGAAAAAGTTGTTAGTGCAGGAATAATACCTAAAGACGAACAAATCATTAAATGGATAAACGGAGAATAG
- a CDS encoding cytochrome c biogenesis protein CcdA: MFEGLFTTLYEAMNGAVWIALLASFVWGILSILLSPCHLSSIPLVVGFISTQGKISVGRTFNISLIFSIGILITIALIGVITASLGRLMGDVGVYGNYFVAAIFFLVGLYLLDIIKIDWNSAGLKRTKAKGLLAALILGLLFGIALGPCTFAYMAPVLGVVFQTAQTDYFLAVMFLLSFGIGHCAVIVGAGTLAGKVQKYLNWSEESKTILWIKRVCGVLVILGGVYLVYTTF, from the coding sequence ATGTTCGAAGGTTTATTTACTACTCTGTATGAAGCTATGAACGGTGCGGTTTGGATTGCGCTTCTCGCATCTTTCGTTTGGGGGATTTTATCAATACTCCTCTCCCCTTGTCATTTATCAAGCATACCGCTTGTAGTTGGGTTTATCAGCACACAAGGAAAAATTTCCGTCGGAAGAACATTTAATATTTCATTAATTTTTTCAATAGGCATATTAATTACGATTGCATTGATTGGTGTTATAACCGCATCACTCGGAAGATTAATGGGTGATGTTGGTGTTTACGGGAATTACTTTGTCGCTGCAATTTTCTTTTTGGTCGGACTTTATTTGCTCGATATAATTAAAATAGATTGGAACAGTGCTGGGTTGAAAAGAACCAAAGCAAAGGGTTTACTAGCAGCTTTAATATTAGGTTTACTTTTTGGGATTGCACTCGGTCCTTGTACATTTGCATACATGGCACCCGTTCTTGGTGTTGTGTTTCAAACTGCTCAAACCGATTACTTTTTAGCGGTAATGTTTTTGTTATCATTTGGAATCGGACATTGTGCTGTTATTGTGGGTGCCGGAACACTTGCCGGTAAAGTCCAGAAATATTTGAACTGGAGTGAAGAATCAAAAACAATTTTATGGATTAAGAGAGTTTGTGGTGTGCTTGTTATACTTGGCGGAGTTTATTTAGTATATACTACATTTTAA
- a CDS encoding four helix bundle protein — translation MKDGLENLKFYQMALEIYELCWNDTEILKKDFRGKEIAKQIIRSCGSISANIEEGYGRGFGKEYPHFLRISRGSARETKGWYQRSKFLLTEEIISNRISIIDEIIAMTTSTITTLENRKKR, via the coding sequence ATGAAGGATGGATTAGAGAATCTTAAGTTCTATCAAATGGCTCTTGAGATTTATGAACTGTGTTGGAATGATACGGAAATTTTGAAAAAAGATTTTCGCGGTAAAGAAATTGCTAAACAAATTATTAGATCTTGCGGTTCTATCTCGGCAAATATTGAAGAAGGTTATGGCAGAGGTTTTGGGAAAGAATATCCTCACTTCTTGAGAATTTCAAGGGGTTCAGCTCGGGAAACTAAGGGATGGTATCAAAGATCAAAATTTTTATTGACCGAAGAAATAATTTCAAATAGGATTTCAATAATTGATGAAATAATCGCAATGACAACATCAACAATTACAACTTTGGAAAACAGGAAGAAAAGATAA